GGaacaataatttcaaaaaattatcagAAGTAGATAATAGGATAATACATTTAACATCCAATACTAAACAGGATGAAAACAGATACCAAAAATCTTCAATTGCATTAAAAAATTTGTCAGCACAACTGTAAAAGGAAAACTTACAGATCAGATTCAATGCCTTTACCGACAGGGACACAGCGAGCACCACAAACTGGGGATCCACCTTTAGCTATAATACCACGCCATATAAAGCCAGGACCGACAGGGCCTCTCCGACCAATTTCAATCTCATAATTTCTTTTCAATCCCATGCCAGGTTCTTCCATTTTCTTAGAACGAAATGGGGAGTCACGACCCATAAAATCATCTTCAACCCTAGATCTCTTAGACTCCAATGGAAGCTGATTTGCATCATATACATCCCAACCAGGTCCAGCTCTGACTGGTCTCTTCATTCCAGCTTGAGGTGTAGGAAGCAAACCGGGTGCAGGAGACAATCTTCTCCAATTGGGACCACTCATTGCAGACGACTCATTAACTTCTTGACCTGAAATCAAAGGTTTTGATAATACAATTAGTATCAAAAGATTTTTATGGGCACTAAGAATAGGTCAAAAAGAGTACCATGAATTCTTGGGTGATTATTTCCAAACATGTCTAAGTGTGGAGGTTGGAACATAGGTTCATTAGGAAACACCTCTGGCCTTGAGTACATGATTGATATTCGGGGATCATTAAAAAGTCGACCCTGTAACCCCTCTTTAGCCCGCCGGGCCTCATCCACACTTCTAAATTCGACCAATGCATAATTCTTAGTGGGGGAGCTTTTAATGCCTTCTATCTCACCGAATAAAATCATTGCATTGTGTAGCATCTGATCATCAATGATGGAAGAAGCAGGATAACCAATCAACAGTACCCTACTTGGCAAGCCATCAGCCTTCCGGACCACAGGAGACTGAAAatgaataacaaatataattaaaagagaacAAAGGGAGATTTTATCAAACATAAGGGAAACAGAATGAATTAAAAGTGGATATTTTTCTTAGAATGAATATATCTTTCTGTTTCTTCATCCTCTAATTTCATATTCTTTTATCAATCTTGCATCCATGACTCAACCacgtaaaaattaataaaactctaattttcttctatcattcatcaaacaccaacTCCATTTCCTTGTAGATTCTACTACAGTTTTTGTTTGCAATCCTACAATAGAATGGTACACACTGAGTTGATCACAATTCGCCAACATTTTCAAGAAGACCAGCAAAATATCATATTGATAGTCTTATTTATTACATTACTAATGCAAATGACATCCACCCAGTTAAAAGACCTCATCTGTTATTAACAgaactttcatttttattacagTTATCCCAACATTTGTGAGATACTATATTTTATCAAGCAAATTCTCTGaacaatatttaatcatttaattgcCATTTTTAATTTCATCCTCTATATGTTGCAGTGCTTATTTATCTATCACATATTCCACTTCATTAATGTTAAAGAATCATATTCGGAGATACCTGTGGCCTCCCAGAACCAGGATAAAGAGAATCAGGATGATTTCTCATTACATCAGGTAGCATCCAGGATGAATCAAGAACACCCATACTCCGACCATGAAATTGTCCATCCCTTCCATCTCTGTGGTCAGGCCATTGATCCTATCCACACATAAAAAAATGCATCAGTACATTATAATGGCAAAAATACAACTTGCCACAAAGGACCAGTAACAGTTGACCGTTCAATTCTTCCTGTCCAAAGGGGTCCAGGGAGGAGAGTGAAGAAATAGTCAGATAGTATTAGTTACACAACCAAACACAAATTGTAGTCAGCTGCAAgaagtaaacaaataaaaaggaCCCTGTGAAGAAAATAATAGAATAGATggatgatatttttatataaaattagtcACTGTCCCCTATGAAATCTGTATTTCAGTGCTTTATAGGCACACCCTATACCAACAACATATAAATCAAGGAAGTTGCACTATTAATTGGAGATAAATAAGAGACAAGGAGAGTCCCCGTTAATTCTAATGGACTAGGAAAAGCATTGACAAAGTGATTCATATTTTTGCCTATGAATAGCACAGGTCTAGCTGATCAGAAAAATGAATGTGCTTTACCCTTCTAACAGTTTGTGATCTTAGGAAATCAACCCGTATCTGGGCACCACCAATTCTCCTCCCATTCATACTTTTCACAGCCTGTAATGCATCTTCTAATCTGAAATAGTCAATATAAGCAGTACTTCGTTCCCTGAGGAACTTAAAGTCCTCAATTTTCCCAAATTTAAGGAATTCCTCTTCCAGTTTCTCTTTTATAATAGTTGGGTTGATGCCACTAACCCATAAGCTTTTACATGGCTTAGCCTGCCATAATAGGATAAGTTTAGATGAATTTGTAAgggaatcatttaaaaattaactaatccTCCTAAGATGCGTGAGAACAAGAACCCCAATGGAACACAGAAGTTTTAGGAAAgaattattaacttattaattacagGGTGATCTGTGAGGTGACTCAGACCTGAAGAGAatcaatattttagaaaaaaaaaatacatgaataaatagcaCATATATCAACTCACTGGGAgcattaaataaaagaaagaaattgacACTACTGATGGAAACTTCACAATGAATATTTTATGTGAATGACTAACTATTATATGCTTTCAATAGACattcaattaaaatacaaatagtGTTAACTTTCAATAGAGAAAACCATATTTATAGAAGTATAATGGACAATGCATAATATGGAGTACTAAGCAATATATTCCACATTTGCAAATAGATGTTTCAAGCATCCCAAAAGGGAGACGGGTATGATTAACAACATTTCCCCAACCCACTTCAACCCATCATCCATAAAATCAACTTCATTTATTTGAACAGCTTCACCAAAACATTGGACTCAATCAAGGTTGTAACAGTCTAAGACAATGAAAGATTTGGGGGAAGAAATAAGCCCCATACTTCAATAAGGTACAAAACAAATAGAACAACATTTCAATAAAACAGGGGCCAAGAATCATTTTCATGGATAGAAAGGAAAAAACGAAGAAAGAATAAAAGGCATTCATTCTTCAACAGGATTTGTACATGCATGTCCTATTACCCATGATACAAGGCAAACAAAACAAGGTATTCTTGCAAGCAATCACAGATTGAGAACACATATTTACCCTGGACATCGTCTCATAAATTTGTCATCCAAAATTACAGCACATAGGACACTCTGCAAAGTTGGCTCAACTCAATCAGAGATGGGCCAGATGGctgtacaaaataaataatgcaAGCACTTAACTATGTCAACATAGAAACTCCTCACAAAGAGAAGCAATCCAATATGATCTAATGAAACAAAATTACCCACTCATTTGTATCTATAGTCTAATAAAGTCCTATATTCATCACCACATAACTACTATACAAGTGTATGACtaacaacattttaaaaattttcaagcTAACCAATATTCATCTTTGAGATTATCAACCCAAAGGAAGGTTATGCAATTCAGCCCATTCCATGTGAGGTTGCTCTCAGACTGCACTAAATTATACATCTACTAAACAAAGCTTTGCAAGCAACATGTTTATCGTTTCATGCAAATTTTACAAGATCATGCTTGATGTTAGAGGATTCAGAGAATAGCACAAAACAGTTTAGTGAAAATTAGAAAATAGCTCTGCGGCCTTAGAAACACTTGATTTAGCTTTCAGTGAAGTAATATAAATGAGTCCATTTGTCAAAATCCAGAAATATGCCTCCTCGTGTTTTAACCAATGATACATAACACCGCAACATGGATTTACAATTTATTACTGCAACTGTAGTTTATTAGCTCTTAAATCTATATGGTACCACatgaaatttatttgacttgttctcATCTTCATTTGCAATACAATTGTACACAAATATTTTGTGCAATACTCTTTCTCAGATCATATAAAGCATCTGAACATCTCTCTTatcattttaacttattttgaataaaagaaaaaacttccaatttcttaatgttttaaaatcaaGACATATGAAGCAACTTGTTTGTTTTGCCATCCACGGTTACAGAGGCCGCATGACTGAGATCTTTATGGAGGGCATAGATGTCGCTTGCTCAGCTGGAAAAGCAATGACTCACAGTCAGCTAGGAGACTGAAATCTGGATGGTTCCCAAACTGAGGAGTAATTTGTTTGGTTGCTACCACTAAGGCATGTTTTAGCGGGTATttgaattcttaattttatgttaggttttttGCGCTTTTTCGTTGAAACTGTTTTTTTGGTATTTGCATGTACAACTAgtctttttttcaaaagaaaaaaaaatgttaacaaaGACAACTCGTTAGAAAATGGAACAGGTTTAAATTGTCGTCTCCACTCAAAATGGACCaatcttatttgaaattttaggACACAATAAAGACTCTGCTATTGACAAATGAATGAACATTGTCAAAACCTAATTCACTAAGCTAGAGTAATGGTTCAAAAGGGCGCATTTAAGAAAGTAATGTTGGAGAACCGTGAATGTGCTTGGAAATTCTTAAGACGATTGTATTTCCCCAGAGATAAATATGTAGTGGCCCacgtaatataataaaaacagaTAAACATGAAGCTTGAGTTAAAATTCAAGTCATTTTCGTTGAACAATAAAATGTACCTCTTTTCATTTACTTCAACATTAtcttataactttttaaaattatatttcaaagaGATTATGATCATAGTTGGAATCAACAAACAAGAAAGTGTAATGATTGACGTAATTTGATTATAATCTCCAATATTTCAATTaccattaaaatttatattaaaaagacaataacatttttagttaattttagaatttacaGTTTCTACATGTTATTGTCATTTCTTGAATAACTATTGAACCATAACAGTGTTTCTCATGTCTTTCATAATATTATCCTTATACAAATTGAGAAGGGAGAGATGGAAGAAATCACTTAACTGCTCAATTTGTATTCGGCCTTTAGGCTCCTGCTTTTGGtcttatatttgatataaataaagCTCTCATATATGCCTACATTTTATCTATAAACAATTTAATGTTATGCACACTAGTTTGTGGCAAGTCTTAGTGTAGATAATAAGTTGGTTTCTTGCCCCAATTTCCACATACAAAGACTTATTGCATAACTAATTTACCTTACTTTATAGGcaaactaattttaaaagaatttcaaaacaaGCAGATAAAGTGTCTAACAATGGTTTCATTGAacattcttaaaattaaaagttattagaGAATTTGATTGTTCAAGATTATTAAACCTCATAAAAAGAATTAGCTGCATTGCAACATGTTAGTCTCATGTTATACTTATTGCTCTAAAAATTTACATCACATATCTACAAGTTGTAATGGTAAAATAGATATTTGTTCACCTAGCTGAAATATAGGGATATAATTCATGTGAGTCAATATAGGGATATTTATGTTTCATGGTTTCGTTGACATTGCTCCTTACGCGACATATAAGAAACTAACCTTAGTAGATATACCCTTAGCAATGTGATTACCACCAattagatatatttaaaaaatcacaatACTTAGTAAATCAATATAGTACTTCAAAAAACGTGAGTAACAACAAtctactctctctctctatcaaTTCTCTCTATGCATGTGTGTGCCAACGGAGTTCGCACCGATGGAGGGACCTGCACAGGCGGTGCAACAGGTTCCCACTTTAGTCAGACTGGCAAAGGAATCGGCGGCACGGTCACCATCTAGGAGGAGGTGAGGTTGGGAAATGAGCTAGAGAAAGTGAATATGTGATGAAACCACCAACTCTTGGCTCATCCCAAATCGGAGTAGGAGATAGGGGAGTCTCCACTACTATTGCCCTTGTATCGATGGCAGTCGAATCTACCGTTGAGGAGGTGTAAACACAAGGAAGACAAAGTCAAAGACATAGACAACTACAATTTGCGGGATGAAACAATGTGGGACTTGGTGGAGGTTGTAGATGTCGTTGTGGAGGTAGTGGGGGACTACGGTTCCTGCAACGCAACACACTTTCCGCCCCCCTTGACTATCAACATAGGACCTCGCTTGGTAGTGTTTGTTGTAGCCATCCAATGGACGAGACATGGAGAgatttttcaaaagtttttCCCAAGAGCGGCGTCCTTGAAGCCTCACATTACATCTCCTTATGTGTCCATTCGTCGTCGAACGAATCATATCATCTTCAACATTATCTGAAACGTTTTGCAATGGTCTCTCTCGATGAGGTTGTTGTGTTGGAGGACGTTGCTTTGTTTTGTCAAAGGATCTATCTTTCCGAGGAGTAACTTCTTTGTGCTATTAAAAGGTTCAATTGCAAAGTGCTCCTTCGATTTTTTTCGCATCGTGCTCTTCAAAATTAGTCTTAACTAAGTCCTCCTCTTAGTTTTTTGAGAATGAGTAAGATCGATAATTTCAACAAGTTGTTGTAACGATGGATGCTACAGTTAGCTTGGTTTTGTGGCTCCTTCATTCGTTGAGAAGACTTAGAAGCGATGGGAGGAGGACAACATTTGTTGGGAACAAGCGAAGAATAATATTCAAACATGGATCCCAAGAAGGAGATCTCTCTAAGAGTCACCTACACTACATTGGAGGGAAGAATTAGGAAAACAGGGAGTGGAGACTGAGATGCCCACTCAATCAGTGGCCTCATTTATATCCCATGTTGATGAGCGTCTGGACTCCATCGTCATTTTACCAACAATAGGGGAGGATGACTGTAATGGTCAGGTTTACTCACAACCTTTCATGGACAATGTGGAATCAAATAAAGGTGTGACGTTCACTAGACAAAGGAGAAAGAGAAGGATTTAGACACACTTTGAGCCTTTATGCGCACCGTCTTTGAGCATGAAGTGTGGAAGAGGAGCAAATTCGAAGTGAAGGAAAATTGTTGACAATGAAAACTCTTATACAAAGTTTAGCGGAATGACAAATGCAGAATCCATCAGCAAACAAGTAGAAAAGTATTGATGTGATCGTTATGAGCACAGAAAAAGGAAACTAGAATCGCTAAATCAAAGTATGAACTATGATGGGAGAAAGGGAGCAAGGGTAGATCAGGTTCGTGATGCATCAGCCAATAAAATCGAGCTTCAAGTTAACCAAAACTCTTTCGAGAACCTTGACTTCTATTTTCATTTGAGGTCTTCTGTATGTAgtaccattttttaattaactaacaaaattgatgacatgaattgTAGTCTTTCCCAGAAGCTCTGTCCTAACCAGTTCATATATGTTTAACCAATAAGAAAAACATTTGGGTAGCTCTTTGAAGTGTGGTTATAGTAGAATTTAGAATGTTCGTAACTAACCGGACTCCAAATTTCCTAAACTAAAGACCAAAGCGATTCATAGATTGTAATgtgaaaaatgaaattgagaCTGATGTATACAAAACGAAAATCTTTTGAAATACAGGCCAGCATTCGAATAGAaagtaaatctaataataaaagCAAAAAGAGCAGAACAAACCGGTTTCGCAAGTTCAATCTTCAACGGAATTCCACGTAAATTGGTCCCCCTGAGAGCAGCCATAGCAGCCTTAGCATCATCGACCTGTTTGTAATAAACGAAAGCAAATCCCCTAGAAGTGTATGATGTTATCGTATCGATTGCTCCATGCCTTGAGAACAGAGCCATCAATTCAGCATCGGTCACGTCTGTTGAAAGATTCCCAACCCACAGATTACTCGACGTATCGGATCCCTCCATATCCTTTCCCCCCTGAATCGGCTGCCCGAATTTGACTGGAGGTACCATGGCGGCGagtctaaaccctaaatctagaCCCCTTCCGATTCTTCGAGATTGAAAACAGCAAATTTCTTCAAGAAGGTGAAGGATGAGACTTGAAGACGGCAATTTCTTAAGAACACAGCGTTTCTACGTATGATTGAAGAACACGCGATTTCAGATTGAAGATACAAaccctctctctctccctctctctctatatatatattaaaatacttatttgttggtttatttatttaataataaataaaaataaaattatgtgttataatgaatttaattgattattattgataatatttaatttaattagttatatatatttgtaattaatatatttattatttatcaattaaaagtttaatatataaaaatgggataaatattaaatttagcattgtatcaaatttaatattctattaaaaatatataatcaaaatattgtcaaattttatactactgattaaaatatattatgttataagattatgataatttattataatataatattattaaatatatagatttgagtaatatatttattatcatatttatttatgcctttaactttataaaagatgacagttaatattttttttaaataaaaagctattttttttttttttacttatattacTTCTATAATTCACTCTTCCTTCTTTGCATGTCTAaggaaattttatttatttttatatttattattttagtttaatattattttattaatttagttttattcttGAAACACAATGAAGATGAAGTTGTTGAgacaaaataattgaaactgGATACAagctaaattaaataaaattaaaattaaaaaaatatataatacaagGTGTAAGTAAATAAGGGGAACAAAATATAAGAAAACATTAAATTAAGCTTACTAAAGAATTGAAGACATTgctaatgataaaattatattgtaaattcaagcaaaaatataaaacttgtTGACTTAAATTTGTGAggaatgataaaatatattatattataagattaaaataatgtactataatataattattaaaagattattttttattaatatattatttatgtcatTATTTGGATTAGAGATAAAGTATGTTATGCCATCATACATATTGACAAAAGTCAAAATAGttttaatacaattaaataattgtttggataatcaattaaaactaattaaatcaaCAAAcctataaagaataaataaatgtgtGAATAGTTTGATTCAATTAATAACCTAATAACTAATAAgctaattgaaaattttataatatgattttgtatttaaatataattttgtctTCATCGTTTAAGTTTATAATCTAATACATTTTTTCTCCATCactatttgtaattttttttcttatttacataattgtttatataaaattattatgataacaataaaacataattaaatttaaacattattttattttcttttttacacaccaaaatatttatctaaaaacacaaatttaaacatatatagatatttttcaccttatttatatttattatttaaaataatataatattatattatttttataaataattaatttataattttgtagataccaaatattaaaaacattagtgaaaaaatcatattttatatttgttagttttataaatgtttaaaaaaattaaaagattaaaataaaataaaaaacaattataataaaaaaataaataataggtcttttaaaaaaaattaaataatagataaaaattagaccataaaaaaataatatactaaaaagt
This is a stretch of genomic DNA from Impatiens glandulifera chromosome 4, dImpGla2.1, whole genome shotgun sequence. It encodes these proteins:
- the LOC124933857 gene encoding flowering time control protein FPA-like isoform X1; protein product: MVPPVKFGQPIQGGKDMEGSDTSSNLWVGNLSTDVTDAELMALFSRHGAIDTITSYTSRGFAFVYYKQVDDAKAAMAALRGTNLRGIPLKIELAKPAKPCKSLWVSGINPTIIKEKLEEEFLKFGKIEDFKFLRERSTAYIDYFRLEDALQAVKSMNGRRIGGAQIRVDFLRSQTVRRDQWPDHRDGRDGQFHGRSMGVLDSSWMLPDVMRNHPDSLYPGSGRPQSPVVRKADGLPSRVLLIGYPASSIIDDQMLHNAMILFGEIEGIKSSPTKNYALVEFRSVDEARRAKEGLQGRLFNDPRISIMYSRPEVFPNEPMFQPPHLDMFGNNHPRIHGQEVNESSAMSGPNWRRLSPAPGLLPTPQAGMKRPVRAGPGWDVYDANQLPLESKRSRVEDDFMGRDSPFRSKKMEEPGMGLKRNYEIEIGRRGPVGPGFIWRGIIAKGGSPVCGARCVPVGKGIESDLPEVVNCSARTGLDMLTKHYADASGFDIVYFLPDAEEDFPSYTDFLRYLGAKNRAGVAKFDDGTTLFLVPPSDFLIKVLNIMGPERLYGVVLKFPPVPNTSAMPILPSISQYGNDQQNPSRKEYNGNPSKEELALPTDYNRAPSLNAPPSEIQSFPSKTNSYSTQPISQATSQAAVTLTPELIATLASLIPTTVKSTGADSSQPSLSSVRPALAPVVGDNNVQTGPHGWPQDHHLVPQQTNAYHPIQQVENQSYYQAPPQVPQSFPSPNFQGQPQAQGYPNSNFQGQHQIQNFPSASNVSSHYQDPTVSSGPLPNSIIPSHNGQLGVSYPYGIPRNEQTDSMGVVYGQSSLYQPTPYSGPFSNPINQQPNLMPMASGNIRPELPNQFYGGAGQGSSSTEVDKNQRYQSTLQFAANILQQLHQTGQGPPPSH